The Streptomyces puniciscabiei genome contains a region encoding:
- a CDS encoding maleylpyruvate isomerase family mycothiol-dependent enzyme: MTVTHRAGHPLPYATYREAVARETLRFSEVVKGADPTVPVLSCPGWTLTDLTQHVGALQRWFATLLTRRVQEPPRSRDVELGLPQDVRDYPDWVAAGVPDVAAVLRDTDPEAPMWVWGEDRHARFWARRMLFETLVHRVDAEHAVGLPSDIDPVLAADGVDEFLVNLPHAGLFAPGVTKLRGDGETLAFRSTGGEGGPGEEWRMRLEGDGFRPVDPGAGEAEPVTAAVRGQAADLLLLLYGRRSYQDSAFEVSGPAAVLDNWFAHTAF; the protein is encoded by the coding sequence ATGACAGTGACACACCGGGCGGGGCACCCGCTGCCGTACGCCACCTACCGCGAGGCCGTCGCCCGCGAGACCCTGCGCTTTTCCGAGGTGGTCAAGGGCGCCGACCCGACGGTCCCCGTGCTCTCATGCCCCGGCTGGACCCTGACCGACCTCACCCAGCACGTCGGAGCGCTGCAGCGCTGGTTCGCCACCCTGCTGACCCGGCGGGTGCAGGAGCCTCCGCGCAGCCGGGACGTCGAGCTCGGGCTGCCTCAGGACGTACGGGACTATCCCGACTGGGTGGCGGCGGGGGTGCCGGACGTCGCGGCCGTCCTGCGGGACACGGACCCCGAGGCACCGATGTGGGTGTGGGGCGAGGACCGGCACGCCCGGTTCTGGGCCCGCCGGATGCTGTTCGAGACGCTGGTGCACCGGGTCGACGCGGAGCACGCCGTCGGCCTGCCCTCGGACATCGACCCCGTGCTCGCGGCGGACGGCGTGGACGAGTTCCTCGTCAACCTCCCCCACGCGGGCCTGTTCGCCCCCGGTGTCACGAAGCTGCGCGGTGACGGCGAGACCCTCGCCTTCCGCAGCACGGGCGGTGAGGGCGGCCCGGGTGAGGAGTGGCGGATGCGGCTGGAGGGGGACGGCTTCCGTCCGGTGGACCCCGGGGCCGGGGAGGCCGAGCCGGTCACGGCGGCGGTGCGCGGGCAGGCTGCGGACCTGCTGCTCCTCCTCTACGGGCGGCGGTCGTACCAGGACTCCGCCTTCGAGGTCTCGGGACCGGCCGCGGTCCTCGACAACTGGTTCGCCCACACCGCGTTCTGA